One part of the Bacteroidota bacterium genome encodes these proteins:
- a CDS encoding type II toxin-antitoxin system MqsA family antitoxin has product MKCLDCKHGIPEKGKVTVSFNKENSTVIIKEVPAMVCPVCGAYYLDEAITEKILAVGSSAVKNGAEVEIIRLKAA; this is encoded by the coding sequence ATGAAATGCTTAGATTGTAAACACGGCATTCCTGAAAAAGGAAAAGTAACTGTATCTTTTAATAAAGAGAACAGCACGGTAATCATCAAAGAAGTGCCTGCTATGGTATGCCCTGTATGCGGTGCTTATTATTTAGATGAAGCCATTACGGAAAAAATTCTTGCAGTAGGCAGCAGTGCTGTTAAGAACGGAGCGGAAGTAGAAATCATCCGATTAAAAGCAGCGTAA
- a CDS encoding tetratricopeptide repeat protein has protein sequence MRSPVSIVFFSLIISYSFAQRSANMDSILHSEKTYTEIVVGLRQNFSNAILEKALSEEEDDKVKVKFANALCWKYFSSEPRKALDYAKMQTELAEKTNDKDALETGYDNFGFLYQNFGENEKSISYLLKSLAIKEEKKDSSGISVCLNGIGGLYFRMEKFPQALGYMLRTYKLDSTLGNTQNLPAHNGNIGVCYANMNQYDKALKYYLLSEQQSKYTGQKSSSANLLNTGIAYLQSAHYEKSREYLIRALASAKENKEVSEEATAHIQFAELYSAQKNFNEAIRHGEKALAIARENNLKEEEVETSNTLAKVYAGMGNFQKAYDYHKLYSDVKDSVLNEESGKQIAEMQTKYETEKKEQQIQLLNKEGELQKSEVRKQKIIIWSVVSGLLIVVLLSLFIIKERRKSEKLLLNILPAETARELKAKGKATATHYEHVTVMFTDFKDFTTIAEKLSAEELVSELDFLFRKFDEIISKYPIEKIKTIGDAYMCAGGLPTANSTNAMDVVSAALEIQEWMMNGYRLSVNSNRSNTGNRLPITDYWQLRIGIHTGAVTAGVVGDKKFAYDIWGDAVNTASRMESSGEAGKINISGATFTQLNSLSFWERAGVRADFRGKIPAKNKGEIDMYFVERNKT, from the coding sequence ATGCGCTCCCCTGTTTCCATAGTATTTTTCTCTCTTATCATATCCTATTCATTCGCCCAGCGCAGTGCAAACATGGACAGCATCCTCCATTCGGAAAAAACCTATACGGAGATTGTTGTTGGGCTGCGCCAGAATTTTTCAAATGCAATTCTTGAAAAAGCATTGAGCGAAGAGGAAGATGATAAAGTAAAAGTCAAGTTTGCCAATGCGCTCTGCTGGAAATATTTTTCTTCCGAGCCCCGCAAGGCGCTGGACTATGCAAAAATGCAGACGGAGCTGGCTGAAAAAACAAATGACAAAGATGCGCTGGAGACGGGCTATGACAACTTCGGCTTTTTGTACCAGAACTTTGGAGAAAACGAAAAATCAATTTCCTATTTGTTAAAGTCACTCGCTATAAAGGAGGAGAAAAAAGATTCATCCGGAATATCCGTCTGCCTCAACGGAATTGGCGGATTGTATTTCAGAATGGAAAAATTTCCGCAGGCGCTCGGTTATATGCTGAGAACTTACAAATTAGACAGCACGCTCGGCAATACTCAAAATCTGCCAGCCCATAATGGAAACATTGGCGTTTGTTATGCCAACATGAATCAATATGACAAAGCGCTGAAGTATTATTTGCTGTCTGAACAGCAGTCGAAATACACAGGACAAAAATCTTCTTCCGCAAATCTTCTCAATACAGGAATTGCCTATTTGCAAAGCGCTCACTATGAAAAATCGAGAGAATACCTTATCAGGGCGCTCGCATCGGCAAAAGAAAATAAAGAAGTGAGCGAGGAAGCAACCGCCCACATACAATTTGCAGAATTGTATTCCGCCCAAAAGAATTTTAACGAAGCCATCCGGCACGGTGAAAAGGCGCTTGCCATTGCGCGTGAAAACAATCTGAAAGAGGAAGAAGTGGAAACCAGCAATACGCTGGCAAAAGTGTATGCCGGAATGGGAAATTTTCAGAAAGCATACGACTATCACAAACTGTACAGCGATGTTAAAGATTCCGTTCTCAATGAAGAATCGGGCAAGCAGATTGCTGAAATGCAAACCAAATACGAAACCGAAAAGAAAGAACAGCAGATACAACTTCTGAACAAAGAAGGGGAACTGCAGAAGTCAGAAGTCAGAAAACAGAAGATAATAATATGGTCAGTGGTCAGCGGTCTGTTGATAGTGGTATTGCTTTCTCTGTTCATTATAAAAGAGAGAAGAAAGTCAGAAAAACTTCTGCTGAACATTCTTCCTGCCGAAACAGCACGTGAGCTCAAAGCAAAGGGCAAAGCAACAGCAACACATTATGAACATGTCACCGTCATGTTCACCGATTTTAAGGACTTCACAACCATAGCCGAAAAACTTTCTGCGGAAGAACTGGTAAGTGAACTGGATTTTCTTTTCAGAAAGTTTGATGAGATTATTTCAAAATATCCGATTGAGAAAATAAAAACAATAGGAGATGCTTATATGTGTGCAGGGGGATTGCCCACAGCAAACAGTACGAATGCGATGGATGTGGTAAGTGCCGCTTTGGAAATTCAGGAATGGATGATGAATGGTTATCGGTTATCGGTGAACAGTAATCGGTCAAATACCGGTAACCGATTACCAATTACCGATTACTGGCAACTGCGAATTGGAATCCACACAGGTGCTGTCACCGCAGGAGTGGTAGGCGATAAAAAATTTGCGTATGACATTTGGGGAGATGCAGTGAACACCGCCTCACGCATGGAATCATCAGGCGAAGCAGGAAAAATAAATATATCGGGAGCAACCTTCACGCAGCTTAACTCCCTCTCTTTTTGGGAGAGGGCTGGGGTGAGGGCTGACTTCCGCGGAAAAATCCCGGCAAAGAACAAGGGGGAGATAGATATGTATTTTGTAGAAAGAAACAAAACCTAG